From Streptomyces sp. CMB-StM0423, a single genomic window includes:
- a CDS encoding nitroreductase family protein: MGYAHGYATAIMHRGRVPMEPVDFVPDWADGPRKTKHYPGTDRLPLPAGPAYPAYATVERGLLTPAGGGGPAFDLGLLAGLLRDSYGLVGRRLGVQANTDLNALPFYPLANWSRGTASGGGLYPVSVYWVSGPSGPVPPGVHHYSPRHHALRRLLTGDVSGVVREALGEGAPGPDTDQYLVLGVKYWQNSFKYNSFSFHAVSMDVGALLGTWRTWAGARGTALEPALWFDEERLARLLGVDGDEEGIFAVVPLPWAGYGVAARPGDGAPAAPLPAPPPEVSVRHRDRERSRTVLDFEALTAMQRATAAGATARPAPGALAAAAAAAPGQERPATALPRRAPLARDVRGALRARRSSFGRFAAERPLDGAHLTSCLAAAASGSRLGGDAAAAGADGLVTMYALVNHVAGVEPGTYEYVQDGDPGALRCVSAEPPGPFLQENYFLSNYNLEQAAAVLVPTVRTHSVLDAVGDRGYRLVNALIGGVAQATYTAAAALDVGCGVALGFDNIAYRERFGLLETDEMPLLIMMLGHERRGASDFRFEIA, translated from the coding sequence ATGGGATACGCCCACGGATACGCGACCGCGATCATGCATCGCGGCCGGGTGCCGATGGAGCCGGTGGACTTCGTGCCCGACTGGGCGGACGGTCCCCGCAAGACCAAGCACTACCCCGGGACCGACCGGCTGCCGCTGCCGGCCGGGCCCGCGTACCCCGCGTACGCCACCGTCGAGCGCGGGCTGCTGACCCCCGCGGGCGGCGGCGGGCCCGCGTTCGACCTCGGGCTGCTCGCCGGGCTGCTGCGGGACTCGTACGGGCTGGTGGGCCGGCGCCTGGGCGTGCAGGCCAACACGGACCTCAACGCCCTGCCGTTCTACCCGCTCGCCAACTGGTCCCGCGGCACCGCCTCCGGCGGCGGCCTCTACCCCGTCTCCGTCTACTGGGTCAGCGGCCCCTCCGGGCCCGTGCCGCCCGGCGTGCACCACTACTCGCCCCGCCACCACGCGCTGCGCCGGCTGCTGACCGGCGACGTCAGCGGCGTGGTGCGGGAGGCGCTGGGGGAGGGGGCGCCGGGCCCGGACACGGACCAGTACCTGGTGCTGGGCGTGAAGTACTGGCAGAACTCCTTCAAGTACAACAGCTTCTCCTTCCACGCCGTGAGCATGGACGTGGGCGCGCTCCTGGGCACCTGGCGGACGTGGGCGGGCGCGCGCGGGACGGCGCTGGAGCCCGCGCTGTGGTTCGACGAGGAGCGGCTGGCGCGGCTGCTCGGGGTGGACGGCGACGAGGAGGGGATCTTCGCCGTCGTACCGCTGCCCTGGGCGGGGTACGGGGTCGCCGCGCGACCCGGGGACGGCGCCCCCGCCGCGCCGCTGCCCGCCCCGCCGCCCGAGGTCTCCGTCCGCCACCGCGACCGCGAACGCTCCCGTACCGTCCTCGACTTCGAGGCCCTCACCGCCATGCAGCGCGCCACCGCCGCCGGCGCCACCGCCCGCCCCGCCCCCGGCGCGCTCGCCGCCGCCGCGGCCGCCGCGCCCGGCCAGGAGCGGCCCGCGACGGCGCTGCCGCGGCGGGCGCCGCTGGCCCGGGACGTACGCGGGGCGCTGCGCGCGCGGCGCAGCAGCTTCGGCCGGTTCGCGGCCGAACGGCCGCTGGACGGCGCCCATCTGACGTCCTGCCTGGCCGCCGCCGCGAGCGGCTCCCGGCTCGGCGGGGACGCGGCGGCGGCGGGTGCGGACGGTCTCGTCACGATGTACGCGCTGGTCAACCACGTGGCCGGGGTGGAGCCCGGCACGTACGAGTACGTGCAGGACGGGGACCCCGGCGCGCTGCGGTGCGTCTCGGCGGAGCCGCCTGGCCCGTTCCTCCAGGAGAACTACTTCCTCTCCAACTACAACCTGGAGCAGGCCGCCGCGGTCCTCGTGCCCACGGTCCGCACGCACAGCGTGCTGGACGCGGTGGGCGACCGCGGCTACCGCCTGGTCAACGCGCTGATCGGCGGTGTCGCGCAGGCCACGTACACCGCGGCGGCGGCGCTGGACGTCGGCTGCGGGGTGGCGCTGGGCTTCGACAACATCGCGTACCGCGAGCGGTTCGGGCTGCTGGAGACCGATGAGATGCCGCTGCTGATCATGATGCTGGGCCACGAGCGGCGCGGCGCGTCCGACTTCCGCTTCGAGATCGCCTGA